A stretch of the Aegilops tauschii subsp. strangulata cultivar AL8/78 chromosome 4, Aet v6.0, whole genome shotgun sequence genome encodes the following:
- the LOC141021730 gene encoding uncharacterized protein, translating into MAFTDNKGVEAHGNTKLHVIHKCDKKQMAISLAKYERHKPALCQLSVGKTLPMLLFQLSAAERCTSSTTSSREPKYTFAGFSIDGDKTWLERVNLKVANFVDIQKEWRVPEATKELDSLRDVSGMLIDDYYNNMKKKITDNEHRRWATLPLSTRHIEYAAKDAYAAYEIWNRITPTKDGLRRAKLEKEEPPKKRARSSWGWGDAIW; encoded by the exons ATGGCGTTCACCGACAACAAGGGCGTGGAGGCCCACGGCAACACCAAGTTGCACGTCATCCACAAGTGCGACAAGAAGCAGATGGCGATCTCCCTCGCGAAGTATGAGCGCCAC AAACCTGCCCTCTGTCAACTATCCGTCGGCAAGACTCTGCCGATGCTGCTCTTCCAACTGAGCGCCGCTGAAAGGTGCACATCTTCGACAACTTCCTCGCGCGAGCCCAAGTACACCTTTGCAGGCTTCTCCATCGACGGCGACAAAACCTGGCTAGAGCGCGTCAATCTGAAGGTCGCCAACTTCGTCGACATCCAGAAGGAGTGGAGGGTGCCCGAGGCAACCAAGGAGTTGGACTCCCTTCGAGATGTCTCTGGCATGCTCATCGATGACTACTACaacaacatgaagaagaagatcacCGACAACGAACACAGGCGCTGGGCCACCCTGCCGCTGTCCACGAGGCACATCGAGTACGCGGCAAAGGACGCCTACGCAGCGTACGAGATATGGAACCGCATCACCCCCACCAAGGACGGGCTTCGCCGTGCAAAGCTGGAGAAGGAGGAGCCCCCCAAGAAGCGCGCCAGGAGCAGCTGGGGATGGGGAGATGCTATctggtga